The DNA window CAAATGTTGAAAAACATATTTAGAtgctaaaattgatgtttataaATAAGTAGTTACGTATTTGAATGGAGCATTGAAACTGATAATAAATAGTtaatctatttcgctatctatagGTGCATCTTAAGGTCCATCTTAGAGGCTCTGCATCGGACTAGAAAATCAAATTTCCAGTAGCGACAGAAAATGACATGTCATCTTCACATCATCGTTTTTATTTCTTCAGACCCTGcgtatagcgggagctttagtgcaacAAACTATCCTTTTCTATTTCACGAGAATCACGAAAAGCTGTACTTATAATTAGTCATTGAGGTCCACtatcatattttgaaaaaaagagcGGAGGCTTAAATAAAGGGATAACAGATAAACGTTCCCTTTAACTTGGCTTCAACTTGCATCTATGCCCTCCAACTTTGGGTCTGCACAAGTAGGCGTTTAAACTCGTATAAAGCTGAAGAAGTAGACATATGCATTCTACGAGGCCAATTTTCATCCTACGTGGTGTTCTACATGTATTATGCTACATAGAACGTGTGTGTCTATTTAGTGTTTGGGTCTTTTGGATACCTAATAAGGAATCTTCAGTTTGATATTACCTCTAAATGGAGAAGATCCTCCCTAATCTATTGCATGACGAACTCAACAAAACAGAAAATTCAAGTTATCATgctatagaaaaataattaagaatttacaCGTTTTAACTGTGAGGAAACGAAAGGAGTTCACATTAGGGATTATGGATAGTCCATCATTTATCAAATGTTCAAATTGGggttaattcaagaaaatattatcGGTTTCATGGCtcatataaaaatattcaaatttttatatgtttttgttacAAGAAAAGAACAAGAGCAGTTCTTTGTCTACTCATTGGACTATGCACGTGCCCGTCTTGCAAATGATGCCAAGGCTGCAAAGAAAGGAGGCGAGAGACAGTTCAATGGTATGATTGATGTCTACAGAAGACACTCGCTTCTGATGGAGTTGCTGGACTGTACCGTGGATTCAACATTTCATGTCTTGGTATCATTGTCTACCGTGGTTTGTACTTGAAATTGAGGCCCTTGAGGAATGCATCCTTCAAGATGATTATAGGAGAGATTTAAGACTTCAAGAAATGTGAGAGAAGCAAATTGTGGTGGTATCTCTCCTACAGGTCCAATGCTTTAACTGAAGATAAACTTCCAAGTGATGGTAGAATATTACCTTGCAATCCATTATGAGACAAATTCAAAACTCGGAGCGCAATGAGATCTCCCAAAATACAAGGAATATATCCTtcaaatttgttgtttgaaagatCGATAGTTGTGTACAAAGACAAGATTCTCACAACTTCAAGCTTCAATCCCTTTGTTACAACATCTACCGAGTCTTGGTAATATCGATGAAATTCATATCTTGatgcatttgtttttttatcaATTGTCCTCATGGCTTTCAAATGTTGAAACAAACTCATCGGCAAGTTTTTGGAAAAACCATTGCAAGAGAGATCTAAGATTTGAAGCTCAAGAAACATGTATACACTTCCCGATGTTCCAATGGGTCCTTGCAACTTATTCGATCTCAAGCTTAAAACTCGTAGCTCGGGAAGAGTTCCCAACCACATTGGAAATGTATCGTTGAGGAGATTCTCCTAAATCAAGAACTTTCAGTAGTTGGCAATTTTCCAAGGATCGTGGAATTTTTCCCTCTTAGCTTATTGCCATGCAAATTGAAGCTTCTGAGTGCACTTCCAATGCTAAAAGTTGTTGGAAGAGTACTGGAAAGATTGTTGTGCTGCATATCAAGAACCTCAAGATGACCGCTCATGTTGCCAAAACATTGCGGAATTGCTCCCATTAGATTGTTTCTACCCAAATCTAGAACTTGTAGTGTTGTTAAATTGCAAATAGATGACGGGAGCTCTCCTCTGAGATTATTATGGGACATCATCACATACCAGAGGCCATTGATATTACCCAAGCATTGCAGAATTTTTCCCTTCAAGTTGTTTTTCTACAAATGCAGGACTCTCAGTGATGTCAAATTGTAAATAGATGAAGGAATTACCTCAATCAGATTGTTGTGTCAAGAAACAGAGTGTACAAGTTTCTCAAATTGCCAATGGAAGACGGAATTGGGCCAGAGAGTTGATTATTGGATAATAGATCATTGAGGTTTTTCAGATTCCGCAACTCACTAGGAATTGGGCCAGAGAGTTGATTATTGGATAATCCTAAATCACTGAGGTTTGTCAGATTCTCCAACTCACTAGGAATTGGGCCAGTGAGGTGATTATTGGATAATTCCAGATAATTGAGGTTTTTCAGATTCCCCAACTCACTAGGAATTGGGCAGAGAGTTGTACAAATTCCCCAATGAAGCGGGAATAGAGCCATTAAGGAAGTTCTCGCCCAAAGATAGCTTAGTAAGAGACCTTAGGTAACCTATTTCTTCTAGAATGGGACCATTTAAATGGTTGTCAAATATGTGGAGGATTTGAAGCTTGACTAGTGAGCCGATTTGTGATGGGATTGTGCCCGAAATTTGATTGGCATGCAAGTCAAGACAGATAAGATTAGTGAGATTACCAATCTCAGGTGGGATGGTTCCATAAAAATTGTTCATGCTAAGtttaaaatattcaagaaaagGGAGGGATGAAAACGGAAAATCATAGAGGGTACCAATGACTCTAGAATTATTAATATTCAACCTGTTTACCCTACCATTAAAGCAAATAACTCCGTACCTGCCGCTGCATGCATCAAAACTTGGTTTCCATGAAGCCAATAAGGAATTATTCTGGTTCTTGAAAGTTGATTTCCATTTTAGGAGAGCAGTTGCTTCCTCAGTGGAAGCAAAAGTATTTGCAAAGAGGTACAAGAGAGTGAAAAACTGAAGTAATAACAAGAATATTTTGTTGGAAACCATCATCATATACTGCTAATAATTAAGTGattgtgatttgattattttgtttGTTAATGGATGAAATTGGTTCTGGGTACACTTTTTATATTGCAGTAAACAAGTACAAGTCTTGCATCTCAAATAAGGCGTTGCATCAGAAAGACTGACTTAAAagtcttcaaataattaaatgcATTTCTTTGTAAGTCTTCAAATAATTAACTGTATTTCTTTATAagtcttcaaataattaaatgcATTTCTTTGTTAAGTCTTCAAATAATTAACAGCATTTCTTTATAagtcttaaaataattaaatgcaTTTCATTGTATTAAACGCATTTGAAAACTACAACACACAAAAATGAAGTCAAGAGTGACTCTGTAAGTCTTGCTGTggaaatttcatatgaaaactaCAACAAGCAAATCCATgtctatttgaatttttatttgatgttaCTACTCATCAACAGAACGTATTCCTTACTCTAATCATCAAGCATCATGTGTAGTTAGTAGtttgaactttaaaaaaaaaatccttttgtcTTATTCGTTCATAGGTAATAGCGAAAATGATGACCGAAACATATATTATTCATAGACTAATAATGAGTATTATGGGTGCCGAGAATTGTGTGTGGCTTAATGATCAATAAGTGGCCTAATTGTCCAAGAAATGAGGGAAAAGCACAGGAGTATAAGGCTTAAATCTCACCAATAAAGTCAGATGATTTTTCAATCAAACATAGTTATGGTGGTGGCTGAGTTATGTAGCACGTATTCAATACACAAGTTAGCCCGAATACCACTGTTATTGAAAAAATGGAGATCAAAGCAGAGAAATTAAGGAGGAAATTATCTCCATATGCTTGTTTATATGCGTTTAGAAGATGTCATTCTCTAAGTCAATGCACAAGTTTTAGTCTTGCCAAGGAAAATGCCAGTTTGGCCTATTGTTATTAAGAAACTAAATTGGCACCATAtcctcaaaagaaagaaagagtccAAATGCACATACTTAAATTTTGTCATTCTCAAGTCAATGTACAAGTCTCTTTCACGAAAATTTCATATGATGTGGTCATTTGCtttgagaaaataatttcttCACTATATTTTCTATGGCAGAAGTCCTTTTAATTTGAATTGTCAATTCAAGTGAAAGTATTTTTCACTCTAATAGCTATGAATTATTCAACTTCTATTCTCTTCactttaattttgacttttcattctGATTTGACAACTTAAACGTACTCGAGACTTAGTTTACATTTATGTCTTCCTCtacttttttaactttaaaaagaaaaacttttgtGTTGCTCCCCAAactagaaaaggaaaataaaacttCAAGTTTTTAGTATAAATGAATGTTGAACTAATGAGTTTATACTGAATATTCCTTTTGAGATTATTTGACAAGACATTCAAAGTTGAGCATATGaacttgaaaaatatattaagttAATAAAGCTTAATTAGATTAATACAAATTAAAGAAGAATAAGTGTAGATGCGGACATCTCTCAAAATAAAGCATAATAGTGAACATAGGAGTAACCAACTCCACTGCGCCGTCTTCTTATCCTTGAcatctgaaaattgaaaaataagattgTGAGCGTCAAACACTtatcaataagaaaaatatgcTTCGTATAGAGTATCACTTAGTTATTGTTATTAAAGAAAACATGTAGACTAGTATATCAGAATCAAACTTCAAATAATTATACATATTTCTTTTGTCCCAAACGTAAAGGAAAAAAGAGcagagaaaaatgaaataaagaaagactTTGTACGTCTTTCTATGGAAATTTTATATGAAAACTACGACACACAAATCCATGAATTTTCATTTGATGTTACTACTCATTAATTGAACGTATTCTTTACTCTAATCATCAAGTATCATGTGTAGTTAGTTTGAACTATAAAGAAATATCCTTTTCTCTTATTCGTTCATAGATAGTAGCGCAAATGATGAtctcaatttattttattgaaacaCAAATTATTCATAGACTAATAATGAGTCTTTTTTGGTATAATAAGACAATATTTTCCATGTCTTGATAAGAAATTTCAAACAAATCCCTTTCACTTCCAAATAAACAAAAAGATATAGTTCATTACCAATATAGTGTTGCCACTTTAACATTATCACAAAATAAAGCTCACTGATATTAAATTTAATAGCAAAATGAAAAAAGGCAAGGaataattcaatttaattcaGACAAAAATCATATGGTATATATGTGATGCAGATATGTTTGGTTATAATTTCTCATCTTTAAACTAGTGGAGCATCTATAGAAATTTCCAAGAAAGTTGCATCacaaaaaatcattcaatttgatGTAAAATTCCAAAGCttgcaaaatgaaaaaaaaaaactaatggtAAATCCTTATACTTGATTAgacattaatttatttatgtggACCGATTTTATTAAAAAGAGAATACTTTATTGTGATCTAATCAAGCATATTTAAGTAGCTGAAAGAGTAGGAAAATGTCATTCTCAAACATTAGATACGACTAAGTCACATAATAAAGTGTTTTTTGGTATAATAAGACGATATTGAGGGACCTGATATTTATGATGAGACGTGGTCTTTTCGTATTCCATTTTGATTTCTCATTCGATATTCATTATGGTCTCGATTAATTTGAATTTGCACCATGTAGGCCTATTAACGGAGGAAGCACCAAGTTTTTTTACGTTGAGTGTCCCTCCAATTATCTTTTATCTTGCAACTAAAAGTATAAATGCAGTTCTTTGAATTTTCAAGTAACTTAGTAATTTATGCACGGTTGCAAGATTTGATAAGACAGCAACAGCCTTCTCGATGGCTGGTTCAAGGTCAGACATTTCCTCGGATCAAGTAGCTTTACGTTGTTTGATTCACACCAATTTGCTTAAGTGTAGGTCTAAGACTGTTTCATCGTGACGAATCAGTCGTGCATACAGGAAGCAAGAGATAGAATTTGCTCAGTAAATTCAACTTCCTCAgtgtttgtcacgacccaagctgAGGCCCTAGTCACGACGGGCCTAAGAGACCCCTTCTATCCtagcccactagtgatattgtccagCTTGTTCATTGTTTGTCACGACCAGAGCTATTGTCCGCTCTAGGTCTAGACCCTCATGGCTATAAAACACGTctctagggagtaaggcttgcttacttatatacccatcatccctcctgtgttttgccgatgtgggactccttatcttaagttggggtgttacattgttctcctttaattttttaaaagctcTTGGTTTGACTTCAATCTTGGGGCAATCCGCAATATTTGCAAAGCTGTCTACATAAGGTGCTCTGCATACTTATGCTGCTATGATTTTCTTTTTGATAGAACAGAATTACCTTCTTTGATTCGGTTTAAgtgagtaaaaaaagaaaaaggtcaaCCCAGtacactaaagctaccgctatgcgcggtgtccgaggaacggccccaccacaagggtgtattgtacgcagtcttaccttgcatttctaccaaaggctgtttccaaggcttgaacccgtgaccctctggtcacatggcagcaactttaccagttacttcaaGTGAGTATTGGTCTAAATATCTTGTTTTCATTCGTAAAGTCATTAATATCTTCCTCCGTAGATTCAACTCTTCTCAATGCTCTTTCCACTACTAAAAGTCATTGGAAGAGTCCCTAAAAGACTGTTGTGGTGCATATCTAGAACACTGCAGAATTGCTCCCTTCAAGTTAGTTTCTTGCCAAATCTAGCATTACCAGAGATTCCAAATTGCAAATTGATGACAGAATTTCTTAATTGAGATTATTTTGGTTGCGGGAATTAAGGAAATGCCTCCGCAAATTCGTTATATTTTCCCATGGAAATGTAAAATGAAAGGGAAAAATGTTTTCTTCAAATGTTGCAAATTCGGCTGCCATCTCTAATTCACACTTTGTCTCTGTTCATATCTCGTCACAGAAATTGTTATCATTATCAAGTCAAATTTGGATAGttctgtttattttttttaaaagaatgtgTTGCATATCTACATTTTTTCCCAAGTTAACAAAACTATCATACACAAAATAAttacttttctcaaaaataaaaaagtagagaaTCATATGTTGTGCTACTATTATATTTTCTATGACAGACGTCCTTTAATTTTGAACTGTCAGTTCAAGTGAAAGTATTTTTCACTCTAATAGCTAAAGATCATTCAACTTCTAATCTCTtcactttaattttgatttttcattctgACTTGACAACTTAAATGTACTTGAGACTTAGTTTACATTTAAGTCTTCCTCTATCTCTTtaactttttagaaaaaatttggtGTTGCTCCccaaagtaaaaaaggaaaataaaaattcaagttttagtaGTGCTACAGTATCAATGAATGAGGGATTTTTCCAAGTTACATCTATTTGTTGTTTTGCTGATACGATTTCTTTTGTCGAAACCATTTTCTTTCCCTTTGTAAGGGACTCCCAGAGAAGACAAGTTTTGATTCATAATATTTTCTTGTTGTAATTCGTAACGGATCAGTTACTTAGTGAGGTATAAGCTTATTTCTGTTTGCGAAACAAATATGGtttgaaattatgaattaaatagcTTGAGCTATTGTCTTCCTTTTGGTATTATGTCACAAGACATTCAAAGTTGAGCATATGaacttgaaaaatatattaagttAATAAACCTTAAGCTGATTAATAcaaactaaagaagaacaaatGTAGATGCATACATCTCTCAAAATAAAGCTTATTAGTGAACATAACAGTAACCAACTGCACTGTGCCAACGTCTTCGTATCTTTGAcatctgaaaattgaaaaataagataGTGAGTGTCAAACACTTAACAATAAGAAATACTAATATATCAGCGTAGAACTTAGCTTGAATACCTGTAAGTTCCCGAACTTAAATCTTGCTCCAATGACAAATGTTCTAGAAGCGATTATTGCTTCTTCTGTAATTCCTTTGCCTTCTCTGCTTCTTTCTCCTCGCCATCATAATTTTGTGTCCCAGATCTTCAACGATTCTTCCGGTAACCatgcaagaactaaaacaaatGCTCCCACACACAAGCACATGAGTTACACTTATTCCACTAACTTCTGGGATTATTTACATCACATAGTCATGCACACTTTTCATCCGAATGCCAATTACAGAATCACCAAAGGTTGTTCAACATATGCTAAACGACAAGAGAAAATAGTTATACAAAAATGCTCATAgccttatcccaaagtcattcgTCAtctacatatacaacaagatgctaaaaaaaaaaaaaaagacacttcataaataaacattaataaatggatatttacatcacaacctaagaaaagaaaatgcaaTACTAGACATGCcggttctactagatagcacacaGGAGGAAAAGAACACAGGTAGCAAAAAAccccatggtacaagtacacccatCCACACATAAAATAAATGTGCTGTCCTTAATGCATATAAAGATAGTACAGAGGAGGAGAGTACTTGGAAGAGTACCGGAAAAATTGTTGTGGTGCATATCAAGAACCTCAAGATGACCACTCATGTTGCCAAAACATTGCG is part of the Capsicum annuum cultivar UCD-10X-F1 unplaced genomic scaffold, UCD10Xv1.1 ctg4924, whole genome shotgun sequence genome and encodes:
- the LOC124892645 gene encoding MDIS1-interacting receptor like kinase 2-like, with protein sequence MMMVSNKIFLLLLQFFTLLYLFANTFASTEEATALLKWKSTFKNQNNSLLASWKPSFDACSGRYGVICFNGRVNRLNINNSRVIGTLYDFPFSSLPFLEYFKLSMNNFYGTIPPEIGNLTNLICLDLHANQISGTIPSQIGSLVKLQILHIFDNHLNGPILEEIGYLRSLTKLSLGENFLNGSIPASLGNLYNSLPNS